From the genome of Pseudomonas bubulae:
GACGGCTGTAGCCTGTCAGGGCAAAGGCCTGATAGCGGTCAGGGTGACGCGCAATAACATCCAGGGTGCTCAGGCCAATGGAACCCGTAGCCCCCAGAACAGTAATCTGTTGTGGACGGTTCATGAAGCCGCCATCCACAGCAATACAGCAAATACCGGGATCGCCGCCGTCAGGCTGTCGATACGATCCAGTACACCACCATGGCCCGGCAGCAGGTTACTGCTGTCTTTGACCCCGGCCTGGCGTTTGAACATGCTTTCCGTGAGGTCGCCCACCACCGAAATCAGGACGATCACAGCAGCGCCCAGCAGTGCAACAAACATCTGCGAAGCGCTCCAGTCACGCACTATACCCACGACCGCGGTGATCAGCAGGCTGAGCAACAGACCGCCAAATACACCTTCCCAGCTTTTGCCCGGGCTGACCTTGGGGGCAAGCTTGCGCTTGCCGAATTTGCGCCCGGAAAAATAGGCACCAATATCTGCGCCCCATACCAGAACCATCACCGCCATGATCAGCCAGTTGCCCAGCGGCATCGCCTTGATCAGGACCAGCCCTTGCCAGGCCGGCAGCAGGATCAACAGAC
Proteins encoded in this window:
- a CDS encoding phosphatidate cytidylyltransferase — protein: MLKQRIITALILLPIALCGFFLLEGSGFALFIGLVVTLGAWEWARLAGFEAQGARVLFAVVVAALLLGLHIFPDLAPWVLGAAVLWWATATFLVLTFPQSAAHWSSMAARLVIGLLILLPAWQGLVLIKAMPLGNWLIMAVMVLVWGADIGAYFSGRKFGKRKLAPKVSPGKSWEGVFGGLLLSLLITAVVGIVRDWSASQMFVALLGAAVIVLISVVGDLTESMFKRQAGVKDSSNLLPGHGGVLDRIDSLTAAIPVFAVLLWMAAS